The sequence AATTTTTCATCTCTTTGTAAGGATAAAGTTGAAAAAATTTTATTTAAAAAATCTTGATTGTGCAAATTGTGCAGAGAAAATTTTAGATGCACTAAATGAATTGCAAAGCACAAAATCTGCTACACTTAATTTTCCCGTTAATGTTTTAACAATTGAAAGTGATAATATAAAAGAAGCACTACAAAAGATTGTAGAACTTGAGCCAAAAGTAGAGATTACAGAAGAGCTAGGTGAGGAGAAAATATCGCATTATAAGATTTTTTGTATTTTGATCAGTTTTTTTGTTGCACTTGCTTTTTTATTTTTTGACTTCAAGATTCTTGGTTATATTTTTTTAGCATTGGCATATTTTGTCGCGATTAAAAATATTTTGTTAAGTGCGATAGGGAATATTAAAGCACGAATATTTTTTGATGAAAATGTTTTAATGCTAAGCTCAAGTATTGCAGCATGTTTTTTAGATGCATATATTGAAGCTACAGCAATAATTGTTTTTTATGCCTTGGGAGAACATTTGCAAAATTTTGCGGTTTTTAAATCTAAAGATTCTTTAAAGATTTTAACACGAGTTTTATCAAAAAATATTGAAGTATTAGATTTGCAAAATAAAATTATAAAGAAAGAAATTTCTGCAGTCAGTGTTGGGGAGATAATAGTTGTTGGTGCAGGAAGTCAGATTCCTTTGGATGGGGTGATTGTTGAAGGTGAAGGCTATATTGATACTCAGGCTATAAATGGTGAGAGTATTCCTGTTTTATGTAGAGTAGGAGATGAAGTTTTGAGTGGAAGTTTTGTATTAGAGACTTCTTTAAAAATTCGTGTAACGCATACTTATGATAAGAGTTTTATGACAAAAATGCAAGATCTTTTGGAAAATGCCATTATGCAAAAAACAAGAGTGCAACATTTTATCACGCAATTTTCACAATATTATACACCGGTGGTTTTTATTTTTGCAATAGCGGTATGTTTGATTCCGTATTTATTAGGATATGGGGATTTTAAAGAGTGGTTTTATCGTGCCTTGGTAGTTTTAATGGTGAGTTGTCCTTGTGCTTTAGTATTGGCAATTCCTTTGGGGTATTTTATTGCTATTGGTCGGGCAAGTAAAGAAGGGATTTTAATTAAAGATGCACGGATTTTTGAAAAAATTTTGCGCATACAGATGGTGATTTTTGATAAGACAGGGACGCTTACAACTGGTCAATTAAGTATTCAAGAAATTAAGCCACAGCCTGCTATAAAACAAGAAGAGTTACTTGATTTGGCAAATTTAGCCATGCAGAGATCCACACATTTGATTGCTAAAAGTTTTGCTCCACCAAAAAAGAATTTTGAAATTAAAAGTTATAAGGAAGTTTTGGGTAGAGGGGTTGTGGTTTGTGGTGAAAATGAAGAAATTTTGGCAGGAAATGCATTATTGATGCAAGAAAATAATGTATTTTGTGAGGAAGTTGATCGCGTGGGTTTGGTAGTGCATATAGCAAAAAATAAAAAGTATCAGGGATATATTTTGTTACACGATAGTTTGAGAGATGAAGCACAAGAGGTGGTAAAAAATCTCAAAGATTTGTCTCAGGAAGTAGTCGTAATTAGTGGAGACAATGCCAAAAATGTAGAATCTATTACAAAGACACTTTCTTGTAAGACTTTTTCACAGACTTTACCACAAGATAAGTATGAAATCATTAAAGAATATCAAAAAGAAAAACGAGTGCTTTTTGTGGGAGATGGGTTAAATGATGCACCTGCAATTGGCGTGGCAGATGTTGGGGTGAGTATGGGAGTTGGAGGAAATGATATCAATAAACAAAATGCGGATATTTTATTGCTTAGAGACGATTTGATGGGAGTGGTAAAGATTTTTTTAATTACTAAAAAGATGCGTAAGATTTTGTGGCAAAATATTGGTATGATTTTTGGAATTAAGATTCTTTTAGTATTGTGTGGAATCTTTGGGATGGCAGAGATTTGGGAGGCAATTTTTGGAGATGTTGGGGTAAGTTTATTAGCATTATTAAATGCGTGGAGAATTTTTAGGATTTAATATTTATGTAAACATAATAAAATTTTTTTGCTTTAAAGGCAGAGAATATAAGGAGTTTTTATGAAAATGAAAAATATTTATTTATGTATTTTTGCAATTACAATTATGTTTGGAGGAAGCGTTGTTGCTCAAGAAGTAACCTCTGATGCAATTGCAGATATATTTTATCGATTAAATGGAGATCCTAAGAATCCAAAAATGAAAATTAATCATACAAAAGGTTTTTGTGCTTCGGGTGTTTTTATTCCAAGTAAAGATATTAGCAAAAAAATTAATATTCCTTTGTTGGAGCAAAAAAAAATTAAGACATTGGCTAGATTTTCTTTGGGTGGAGCAGTAATGGATGATAGAAGCAAGGGAAGAGGTTTGGCATTGAGACTTGAGGGTGATAAAGAGACCTGGACAATGGTAATGCTAAATTCTGAAATCAACTTCGCAAGAACCCCTGAAGAATTTTTTCAATTTTTTTCTATGAAGATTCCAGTAGATGGAAAAGTAGATCAAGCTAAGATCGCTAAGCTTACTAGCGAGGTAGAATCTTTTAGAAAATTTGATGAATACATGAAAAATGTTGGATTTACTGCAAGTGTAGCAAATACGCCTTATTATAGTGTTCATACTTTTTATTTTAAAGATGCAAAAAGTGGTAAAATGATTGCGGCAAGATGGAAGTTTGTGCCTGAAGATGGTGTAAAATATTTAAGTGAAAATGATAAAAAAACTAAAAGTAAAGACTATTTACTTCAAGAGTTTAATAAACAAATCAAAAATAAATCTATAAATTACAAAATGTATCTTGTTTTGGCAAATCCTCAAGATGCAACTAATGATACTACTGCAATTTGGAGTGGAAAGCATGAAGAAGTGTTGGTAGGTGTATTGAATGTCAATAAATATGAAGGCATGGAATGTAATCAAGAAGTTTTCTTCCCTTCAGATATTCCACAAGGAGTAGGTGCACCAGTTGATCCTTTATTTCAAATTAGGAATGAAACTTATGGTGTAACTTTTGGACGCAGGCAATAATTTTAAGTTAGTGGCTTTTTGCCACTAACTCTTCTATATTATTATCCAAAATTAAAAATTTATTTTAAATTATTTTTTACACTAATTTATTTTTATAAATTTACAAAAATTATTTGGTATTTAAAAATATTTTAAAAAGATATAATTTGATAAAAATATGTATATGTATGGGGTTTTTGTATGGATTTTTTTCAAGCAATAGTTTTAGGGATTGTAGAAGGATTGACAGAGTTTTTGCCAATTTCTTCTACAGGACATATGATTTTAGCAGGGCATTTTTTGGGAGTTGAGCAAGATAGTGATTTTGTAAAAACTTTTGAAATTTCCATACAATTGGGGTCGATTTTAGCAGTTTTATTTGTGCTTTACCATAAACTTTTTAGGGGTTTGGATATTTGGTTAAAACTTTGTGTCGGATTCGTGCCAACAGGGTTGATTGGGTTTTTAGCCTATAAGTATATTAGAGAATTTTTTACATCTCAAACTGTGGCAGTGATGCTTATTATTGGAGGAATTATTTTTTTATTAGTGGAGTATAAACAGCAAAAAAGTCAAAAAATAAAAAAAGATGATATTGCAAAAATTACTTATAAAGAAGCTTTTGTTATTGGACTTTGTCAGTGTTTTGCGATGATACCAGGAACCTCTAGAAGTGGAGCAACTATTATAGCTGGATTATTAATGGGGTTTTCTCGTACTTTGGCAGCAGAATTTTCTTTTATGCTTGCTATCCCTACAATGTTTGCAGCTACGGGTTATGATATTTATAAAAATTTAAATATTTTAGATTCTCAAAATTTAGCAATCCTTTTTGTAGGTGGTATAGTAGCTTTTATTTCAGCGTTATTGAGTATTAAATTATTTTTAAGATTTGTCAGCAGGTTTAGTTATATATCTTTTGGATATTATAGAATCTTGATTGGTATAATTTTTTTATTTTATTTTTGGCAAGTTCATGCGTGACATTATTTTAGTAAATTCAAAGCCTTATGATGGGGTGCAAACACTCATACTTAATGAAATTGAGTATCGGGATATGTATGATTCCTTGAAAGAATTAAGAAAAGATTATACTGCGCTAGTTTTTACTTCTAAACATGCAATTAAATCATTACAAAAAGCTATTGAAAAATATCCTCAATTTGAATATCTCAAGATAATTCCTGCATATGTGATTGGAGAAAGTAGTGCGAGAGTTTTGGAAAAGTATCAATTTAATGTAGAGTATATTGGTAAAGATTCTCATGGTATTGGGTTTGCTAGTGAACTTATACCTTTATTGCAACATAAAAAGGTTTTGTATTTTAGGGCAAAGAAAATTGTTTCAGGTTTGGATGAGATTTTATCTCATGCAAAGATTTATGTAAAGCAAATTATTGCATATGAAAATAAAAAAAGTAATATAACAAACCTTGAAAAACCTTCACCAAAGTCTATTTTAATTTTTACCGCACCTAGCCATTATACTTCTTTTGTACAGCAGTTTGCTTGGGATGATAGCTATATTGCTATAGCTATAGGTTTGACAACTTTTAGTGTTTTTGATGCGGAAATTAAAGCATTTGTTAGTCCAAAGCAAAATATTGAGGGGTGTATAGAATTTGCAAAAGAAGTTGCTCAACGCTTGGTGTAGTTAATGAATATAATGGCATTTTTTTTGGTTTTTTGTGGCGGTGGTTTAGGAAGTTTAATACGTTATCTTATTTCTTTGTTTTTGCAGAAATATACTTTTTTTCCTTATGCAACTTTTTTGGTAAATATTTTAGGAGCATTTTTGATGGGGATGGCATTTTATATTTTTGTGCAAAAAGGATGGTATTTGCATTGGAAGTTGTTTTTTATGGTAGGGTTTTTAGGGGGGTTTACTACCTTTTCTTCTTTTGGACTCGAGTTATTTATTTTTTTAAAAACATTGGATTATCAAAAAGCTTTTTTTTATTTATTAGCAACGAATTTTTTTGTCATATTTTTTTTATGGTGTGGCTTTGTTTTGATTAAAAAATTATTGAATAATTGACATTGGCTTATTTGATTTAAATTTTCATTGTAAAATAGGGCGTTTATTTTCATTTGAATGAAAAAGAAAAATTTTCAAGATGGAGTTAAAATTATGTTTCACAATAAAGTAATTAGTGTAATAGCAGCAGGTATGTTAATGGCAGGCGTATCGTATGCAAAAGATTTGGCAAATGTAGATGGTCAAGTGATTACAGAAAAGGATTTTGATATTTTAAAACAACAGGCACCAAATTTTGATTTCAATAAATTAACAGCCGAGCAAAAAAGTGGATTAATTAATCAAAAGATTAATGAAATTTTAATACAAAATGCTGCCAAAAAAGCAAAGCTTGAGAATACAAAAGATTTTAAAGAAGCTTTAGAAAATATAAAACAACAATTGCTTATTAATGCTTGGCAACATAGTATAGCAGAGGAAGCAAAAAAGATTGCAATTCCAGAAAGTGATTTAAAAAAATTTTATGATGAGAATCCCGCAAGATTTATTCAACAAGAGGGGCAGGCAAGACATATTTTAGTAAAAACTAAAGAAGAAGCAGAAAAAATTATTACTGACCTTAATAAGGCACCAAAGTCAAAAATTGAGCAGAGATTTTCTGAACTTGCAAATAAAAATACTATTGATCCAGGTGGTCAAAAGGCTCAAAATGGTGGAGATTTAGGCGCCTTTCAGAGAAATCAAATGGTACCAGAGTTTGGAGATGCCGTTTTTGCTCTTGCACCAGGAACATATACTAAAACACCTGTAAAAACAGATTATGGCTATCATGTAATTTATTTGATTAAAAAAGGTGAATCTAAAAAAATTTCTTTTGCAGATGCAAAGGCTGAAATTGAAAATATGTTCAAAGAGAGAAATTTTCAAGAGTTAGCACAGAAGAAAATTCAAGAACTAAGAAATAATGCTAAGATTACAATTAATTAATAAGGGAAAAAATGCTAGTTCAAGGTAATGAAATTTTACATAAAGCCCATAAAGAATTTTATGGTGTAGGTGCTTTTAACTTTGTTAATTTTGAAATGCTTCAAAGTATTTTTGAAGCTGCGCATCAAGCAAAATCTCCTATTATTGTACAAGCAAGTGAGGGTGCTATCAAGTATATGGGGATTGATATGGTTGTGGGGATGGTTAAAACAATGGAAAAAAGATATCCTCATATTCCTGTTGCTTTACATTTGGATCACGGTACAACTTTTGAGAGTTGTAAAAATGCTATTGAAGCTGGTTTTACTTCTGTGATGATTGATGCATCTCATCATTGTTTTGAGGAGAATTTATCTTTAACTAAGCAAGTGGTAGATTTTGCTCATACGCATGGTGTGAGTGTTGAAGCAGAATTAGGGAGACTTATGGGGATTGAGGATAATATTTCTGTGGATGAGAAAGATGCAGTCTTGGTAAATCCACAAGAAGCAGAAATTTTTGTCAAGGAGACAAAGGTAGATTATCTTGCACCCGCAATTGG is a genomic window of Helicobacter anatolicus containing:
- a CDS encoding heavy metal translocating P-type ATPase — its product is MKKFYLKNLDCANCAEKILDALNELQSTKSATLNFPVNVLTIESDNIKEALQKIVELEPKVEITEELGEEKISHYKIFCILISFFVALAFLFFDFKILGYIFLALAYFVAIKNILLSAIGNIKARIFFDENVLMLSSSIAACFLDAYIEATAIIVFYALGEHLQNFAVFKSKDSLKILTRVLSKNIEVLDLQNKIIKKEISAVSVGEIIVVGAGSQIPLDGVIVEGEGYIDTQAINGESIPVLCRVGDEVLSGSFVLETSLKIRVTHTYDKSFMTKMQDLLENAIMQKTRVQHFITQFSQYYTPVVFIFAIAVCLIPYLLGYGDFKEWFYRALVVLMVSCPCALVLAIPLGYFIAIGRASKEGILIKDARIFEKILRIQMVIFDKTGTLTTGQLSIQEIKPQPAIKQEELLDLANLAMQRSTHLIAKSFAPPKKNFEIKSYKEVLGRGVVVCGENEEILAGNALLMQENNVFCEEVDRVGLVVHIAKNKKYQGYILLHDSLRDEAQEVVKNLKDLSQEVVVISGDNAKNVESITKTLSCKTFSQTLPQDKYEIIKEYQKEKRVLFVGDGLNDAPAIGVADVGVSMGVGGNDINKQNADILLLRDDLMGVVKIFLITKKMRKILWQNIGMIFGIKILLVLCGIFGMAEIWEAIFGDVGVSLLALLNAWRIFRI
- a CDS encoding catalase family peroxidase; this translates as MKMKNIYLCIFAITIMFGGSVVAQEVTSDAIADIFYRLNGDPKNPKMKINHTKGFCASGVFIPSKDISKKINIPLLEQKKIKTLARFSLGGAVMDDRSKGRGLALRLEGDKETWTMVMLNSEINFARTPEEFFQFFSMKIPVDGKVDQAKIAKLTSEVESFRKFDEYMKNVGFTASVANTPYYSVHTFYFKDAKSGKMIAARWKFVPEDGVKYLSENDKKTKSKDYLLQEFNKQIKNKSINYKMYLVLANPQDATNDTTAIWSGKHEEVLVGVLNVNKYEGMECNQEVFFPSDIPQGVGAPVDPLFQIRNETYGVTFGRRQ
- a CDS encoding undecaprenyl-diphosphate phosphatase: MDFFQAIVLGIVEGLTEFLPISSTGHMILAGHFLGVEQDSDFVKTFEISIQLGSILAVLFVLYHKLFRGLDIWLKLCVGFVPTGLIGFLAYKYIREFFTSQTVAVMLIIGGIIFLLVEYKQQKSQKIKKDDIAKITYKEAFVIGLCQCFAMIPGTSRSGATIIAGLLMGFSRTLAAEFSFMLAIPTMFAATGYDIYKNLNILDSQNLAILFVGGIVAFISALLSIKLFLRFVSRFSYISFGYYRILIGIIFLFYFWQVHA
- a CDS encoding uroporphyrinogen-III synthase: MRDIILVNSKPYDGVQTLILNEIEYRDMYDSLKELRKDYTALVFTSKHAIKSLQKAIEKYPQFEYLKIIPAYVIGESSARVLEKYQFNVEYIGKDSHGIGFASELIPLLQHKKVLYFRAKKIVSGLDEILSHAKIYVKQIIAYENKKSNITNLEKPSPKSILIFTAPSHYTSFVQQFAWDDSYIAIAIGLTTFSVFDAEIKAFVSPKQNIEGCIEFAKEVAQRLV
- the crcB gene encoding fluoride efflux transporter CrcB codes for the protein MAFFLVFCGGGLGSLIRYLISLFLQKYTFFPYATFLVNILGAFLMGMAFYIFVQKGWYLHWKLFFMVGFLGGFTTFSSFGLELFIFLKTLDYQKAFFYLLATNFFVIFFLWCGFVLIKKLLNN
- a CDS encoding peptidylprolyl isomerase, with amino-acid sequence MKKKNFQDGVKIMFHNKVISVIAAGMLMAGVSYAKDLANVDGQVITEKDFDILKQQAPNFDFNKLTAEQKSGLINQKINEILIQNAAKKAKLENTKDFKEALENIKQQLLINAWQHSIAEEAKKIAIPESDLKKFYDENPARFIQQEGQARHILVKTKEEAEKIITDLNKAPKSKIEQRFSELANKNTIDPGGQKAQNGGDLGAFQRNQMVPEFGDAVFALAPGTYTKTPVKTDYGYHVIYLIKKGESKKISFADAKAEIENMFKERNFQELAQKKIQELRNNAKITIN
- a CDS encoding class II fructose-bisphosphate aldolase; translation: MLVQGNEILHKAHKEFYGVGAFNFVNFEMLQSIFEAAHQAKSPIIVQASEGAIKYMGIDMVVGMVKTMEKRYPHIPVALHLDHGTTFESCKNAIEAGFTSVMIDASHHCFEENLSLTKQVVDFAHTHGVSVEAELGRLMGIEDNISVDEKDAVLVNPQEAEIFVKETKVDYLAPAIGTSHGAFKFKGEPKLDFKRLQEVKKLTNIPLVLHGASAIPDYVREAFLQTGGDLKGSRGVPFEFLQESIKGGINKVNTDTDLRIAFMAAVRKVANDDPTQFDLRKFFTPGMEAMKKVIIERMQILGSANKI